In Nostoc edaphicum CCNP1411, the sequence AGAAGTTCTAGCCAGTTGTTTTGCTGTATCTCTTTGAGTGCAATATCTTCCATACCTAGCGCACCCCACACGCATAAAGTCTCTACAGCCAGTTTATAATCGCGGTTTTCTAGAACATTTTGCCATAAATTTTGAGCGTGAGTTTGGAAGCGATTCGCGAGAAATTCATAAGCTTCCTGGACTTGATGGGGAATTGTAACTTTATAAACTGACTCGCCTCGTGGTAAATAATCGCCGCGATAAGATAGCCAGTTATGAGATCCGCAAAGATGGATTTCTTTATCAACTACTACTTCTTTTACATGGGAATCTCCCAACCAAAAAACCTGTATAGATGGTAAACCATCAGGTGTTTTTATCGCTCGAAGTTTTTTCTCTACTTCTGGTGGAATTGGTTTATCTTCATCTTCTTGTTGCCACGCAATTCCATGTCCAATTAAAATCCAAACTCCGCGATTAGCTAATTTCTGTAACAGAGAGAGAAATTTTTCATTGACAACTGCCTGATTCACCCAAGGAGAATAGATTATAACTTGACTTTTAGCCGAATTTAAAACTTCTGAAAAAACTTGGCTAATTTGTCCATCGCGTAACTGTACGGCTTCACCTAGCACTTTTTCATCACTGGCTTTCGTAGCAGTTTCTAGCGCCTTTTTGCGAATATTTTCGAGTCTAGCCTCTATTTCATTATTTTTCTGCTTGAGAATGGCTTCACGTTCAAAATTTATGGCTTCGGTTGACAATTTACATAGTGCTTGCAAAGAAATTTTGCCTTCAGTGTATAGCACTTCTAACCAATTAGATGCTGACTCTAAAATTTGCTTTCCATTTCTAATTTGAATGCTCAATTTATCTTCAAGGGCATCGAAAATAACGAAAAGCGATATCTTTCTCCAAATTTTTTGAGTCGAAGCAAGCACTTTACAGGAAGTGACGATTTTTCCCTCTTCTGGGAAATGAAGTGATAAACCTGAAGCTTGAATACTTTTTTGTATTTTCTCAAGTGGTAAAGAAGCAATATCAGCAATTGTATTATCAATAGTTATAAAGTCTGCCAAATCAGGCAAATTTATCACTGTTTCATTTAAAGATTCAGATTGAAAGGTAATCTTGTCGCTTAAAGGGTCTGTAATAGCATTAATTTGTATAGGATATGGCGGCTGTGGCACAGAGCCTTTTTCATAAAATGAGCGACCTTCAGGAGTAACTGTTAGTGGCGATGTTGGTGATAGAGTTTGTAAGGAACGAAGAGTTGCAGTAGTAGTTTTAATAAATACAGAATCAAGCCCAAGTACAGAGGCTAATTCATCTTCGGTTGGTGGAGGTTGAAATTCAATAGCAGCGCGGATGATAAATTCTTCGAGGACGTTAAACTGGCGGGGTTCCTTGATATTTAGTTCTACAGGAGTTTGACGTAAGCTATAACGAAATTGACGCGCTGTTAAAACTGACAAACTAGGACTTTGCGCTTCAATTTCATCTACAAAATTTCTGAGATTGTCATCAATCGGTTTAGCAGAAGAGGCAAAAAACATTAACGTAACAAGATGGGATATTTAATTTGTACAAATACTTGTAACCCATGAGGGAAAATACTTTTATGCTTTCAACAAGGCTTGACGACGACTAGACCACCAAGCAAATCCAGCACCAGTGACAAACATTAGCAGACCATAAATTGCCCCAGGAATAGCCATTGTAGGACTATTCAGCAGCGTAGGTGTAGAAGCGATCGCGATCGCCAGTGTCCCATTTTGAATTCCTACTTCTACTGTAATTGCCGTAACACGTTTTTCTCCTAATCGGGTTAAAGTAGCGATCGCAAAACCTAAAGCCATTGCAACCACATTCAAAACCAGAGTTGCCAAGCCCACATCTATTACGTAAGAAACAAAATTATTCCGTTCTCGCAGCAGCACTCCAGTAATTACCACCGCCAGGAAAAATAAAGACAGCCACTTCACTGGTTTATCTGCCTTGTCTGCCAATCCGGGTGCATACCGCTTGGCTATCATCCCAATTGCTATAGGTAGAAGTGTAATCACCGCAATCTGCAAAACAGTGTTTAAGAAAGGTAACTGTAGCGTTGTTCCTTCCCCCAAAAATCTCTGCATTGACAAATTTACTACCAGAGGAATCGTAAAAACAGTAATGAAACTACTAATAGCTGTTAGCGTCACAGAAAGAGCAACATCACCCCCAGCCAAAAACGTAATCATATTAGAAGTAGCGCCACCGGGACAGGCTGCTAAAATCATCACACCTACTGCTAATTGTGGTTCAAGGGGAAACACCGACGCAATGCCAAAGCCCACAATCGGCAACATGATCAACTGGGCCACCAAGCCAATCACCACCGCTTTGGGATAGATTACAACTCGCTTGAAGTCCTCTAGGGTCAAAGTTAACCCCATACCTAACATGATAATAAATAGAGCCAAAGGCAGAAAAACAGCCGTCAGAAAATTTGCTTCCATCCTTAACCCGCGTTGGTAACAATAAAAGTGCCTCTGGATTGTACCGTGTTTCCCCTTAGGGAATTGATGGCTGTTGCAAATTAAGCTCTTGAAATGGTTCAGAAGACTCTTCTAATTTCAAGCTACCGGCAGATTTACCGTTGATTTGTAGAGTGTATTTACCGTGCGGCAAGCCTTCTAAATAATAGACTCCAGCACCGTTGGTAACAGAAAAACGCCGAGTCCCCTCATCTGGTTGTATGGCTTCTACCCGTGCGCCTGCGATCGCTTGACCTTGAGTATCGGTGACTACCCCCGATCGCGTATAAGAACGAATTAGCGGAATCATCACAGGGGTATAACTGCCAGCAATCACATCAACAGCTAAGGATTCAACCGCAGCCTGCCAATCAGGCGGTAAACCTGCTGGATCGAGGTCTAGGCGATAAACGCCAGGAGACATCCTTACTAAAGTGCGATCGCCTTGAATTTGTGGTAAAAACGACTTCAGAGGTTTATTGTTCAAAGTCAACAATAAATCTGCGTTATCTGTATAAACTGCTTCCCCTCGATCTTGTTTGCCGTTATTGTTTCGGTCAAAAAATGGCTTAATCAAAAGTCCGCCTTGTGTACGGAAGTAATTAGAACGGCGATCACCTGGACTAATACCCCCTTGTAAATTCAGGCTAGAAGCTAAATCTATGCTGAAAGTTGCTTCATCGGAACTCGGCGATACTCCTTGATAACGCGCCCGTAATAGCAAACCTGGTAAAACTGTTGTTGATAATGTAGCTAGCAGCCCGCTACCCTGAGAACCAATGCCATAACCCAACTGTGCTTCCCACCTATAACTACCATCAATCGCCTGTTGTTGTGAACGATAGCGCCAACTTACACTTAACAAGCTGTCGCTACGATTTTGATTCTGTGTTTCATAATTTAACAGCAGTGCGCTGCCACCATTAGAAAAGCTGTTTTTAGAAAATTTGTAAGTCAGTTCCGACAAAGTACTGATTTCGTTACCGCGTTGCGTTAATTCTAGTCTCCCAAGACGTTGCAGCAAATTCCAGCGCAGGCGGTTTTTAGTATCTAAGCTGACACGGGCAAAGGTAAAGACATCTTTGCCACTCAAGTTAATTTGCATTCCGCCAGATGTCGCATCAGCTGTGTCAGTACTAGTGAATAAGGTGAATTGAGGCAAAACTCGCCAATCTAAATTAAAACGACTAGACAAGCGATCGCTGAGAAATGCAGCACTCAAGCTAGAAGATGGATTATAGCGAATATCTGTATTGACATCCCACTTATTACCCGTCAGTGCTGAAACTGCTACCTGCAAAGGTAAGTTTCCCGGACGCCAAAATAATTCTGCTAAGGCTCTAGGCGATTCGTCATACACTCCACCTAAGCCTACTGTCAGATTTTCTGATAAACCCCAACGCCCAGCAATTCCGCCCCGAAAGTCAGAAAAGTTGCCCAACAGACTTTGATTTCCCACAAAATCCCGTCGTAAGCCACCAGAAACGATTAATGCTGAAGCACCTGCTGGTAATTGTCCTGGGACTGTCGAAAAACTAGCCTGTTGAATTTCAGGTTGTGCGGTGAGTCGTCCTTGGGGATAAAGCAAGACGCGATAATTGTTGCCCAAAAATTGATTTTGACTTTTAATATTTTCAAAGCGGTAAATGCCAGAAGAATCAACTAAAATTTCAGCAATCACGCGATCGCCAAAACCTTGTACCAACCGCACTAATGTACCTGGTTCAGCTTTACCAGAAATTGTCTGTCCAATAGAATCTGCTTGTAAACGTTGGC encodes:
- a CDS encoding bile acid:sodium symporter family protein; this encodes MEANFLTAVFLPLALFIIMLGMGLTLTLEDFKRVVIYPKAVVIGLVAQLIMLPIVGFGIASVFPLEPQLAVGVMILAACPGGATSNMITFLAGGDVALSVTLTAISSFITVFTIPLVVNLSMQRFLGEGTTLQLPFLNTVLQIAVITLLPIAIGMIAKRYAPGLADKADKPVKWLSLFFLAVVITGVLLRERNNFVSYVIDVGLATLVLNVVAMALGFAIATLTRLGEKRVTAITVEVGIQNGTLAIAIASTPTLLNSPTMAIPGAIYGLLMFVTGAGFAWWSSRRQALLKA
- a CDS encoding carboxypeptidase-like regulatory domain-containing protein; the encoded protein is MQLRLLTSTGKCLLAAIALICQITIAPAKADTPAISNLQTPTTAQLAKDSEFKVFPVGLNLGNRNVNPSVLVRGQEDGSEAIDFANWLLPYDAVIQGLKLNVTTLPDGQLEVRSPGVVTRIDPTKLRTDPELGLVFTIQDLQTLFGVTAKFDINEYAIVLDVPGSDQSTGKLAETETPIQLEGLPHIAPQKFSVAAIEQKVNASGSATRSTNYRGDFLAVGSAFGGSWFIRTDQPNLENPQTWNIAEAQFLRQTNSADYFVGSQPTFWQAQGTGDYWGFTSIQRQGFVPPQPFGGGSSDPRQRLQADSIGQTISGKAEPGTLVRLVQGFGDRVIAEILVDSSGIYRFENIKSQNQFLGNNYRVLLYPQGRLTAQPEIQQASFSTVPGQLPAGASALIVSGGLRRDFVGNQSLLGNFSDFRGGIAGRWGLSENLTVGLGGVYDESPRALAELFWRPGNLPLQVAVSALTGNKWDVNTDIRYNPSSSLSAAFLSDRLSSRFNLDWRVLPQFTLFTSTDTADATSGGMQINLSGKDVFTFARVSLDTKNRLRWNLLQRLGRLELTQRGNEISTLSELTYKFSKNSFSNGGSALLLNYETQNQNRSDSLLSVSWRYRSQQQAIDGSYRWEAQLGYGIGSQGSGLLATLSTTVLPGLLLRARYQGVSPSSDEATFSIDLASSLNLQGGISPGDRRSNYFRTQGGLLIKPFFDRNNNGKQDRGEAVYTDNADLLLTLNNKPLKSFLPQIQGDRTLVRMSPGVYRLDLDPAGLPPDWQAAVESLAVDVIAGSYTPVMIPLIRSYTRSGVVTDTQGQAIAGARVEAIQPDEGTRRFSVTNGAGVYYLEGLPHGKYTLQINGKSAGSLKLEESSEPFQELNLQQPSIP